CAAATCTTCCTACAGCTCTTTCGCGGTATGTCTCAAGGCTTCAAAGGTGGACCTTATAATAACCTCCTTGTTTGAGTAGATAAAGCTTTGGGACTGTTCACCATAACTGGATCAGAGAGTGGTAGAGGTCGTTAACTATGCTTTTACCCTTGGCACTGGTTTGTGCACAGGCTGAGATGACAGTGATGTTGAACAGTTGACCTTTAAGACGAGCCTTTGCCAAACAGGATGTGAATGGCTACGAATCAACTAGagattttgctactttagaaCTTATAAGGAGACCAGCCCCTGCATTACCAGAGCCATCGGAAGGTCCGGagttgaaaaagtgaaattcAGATTTTCCGCCAGGGGTGAAGATGAGCTCATCTTCCTGATTTCTATTTAGCCAGGCTTAGGATGCACTAGAATCACTTCTGCAAAGAAATTATGCAAATCCTTCCCCGTGACTATAAAATTCACCTGAATCGGAATcagttttatttgcacaatctctcgtagtcataaaactaaatggcgcttgtgcttacaaaaaaaggattaaatcaaacgaagaaaaaatcataagaggaaaaggattaaatcaagaatggttatactttgatacaaaaaaagagatGAATGAATCGGAAAAACGGTTTAtgcgtgaaggaggtgctgctaatctgtcaatGTTCTTCGacctagtacttcgatgtttcactaagACTGGTGGTAGTATCAATCTGTgtttatcacttctgagaagatattggtcagattcaaggatcaaactgagacgacgcttttgaagagagggaatttgtaaagtggataatgctaacttatattcaGTAAAAGCATTGCAAAATATTACCTTGACTGCTCTTTCTTGTATTGACGcaagctggtcacttaggtaaatagtgttTTTGACTTTTGGGCCCCATACgggacatgcatactctaaaattCGTCGGATGTAAGTGagataggctatccttagttgtgACACTGAGAAACCAAATAGACACATTAGTATAGGTGTCCGCatcgcactatttgcctttttgataattgtattCGCATGGTGGCCGAAAGAGCAGttaatgctaaacttgacaccaagTACTACTGTCAaagattcactaggataaggGGGAGGAGTGCACACAaagtctctcttcaggggattaaagcgaaggattttagtctttccttcgttgatttggCGGCTGTTCGCAGTACATTCATCTTTAAAGTTGTTGATTATTTCGTTACAGAATTGGGGAACAACCTCAGACTTCTCAACAATGTActtcagtaggactgacaagtcGTCTACATACTTAAGTCTTTCTTCATAGCCGGAAAGGATGATATTTATCTctgccaaaaacagtagactagCGACCTTAGTACCTTGTGGGGCTCGGCATGTAAGCTCGACCCATTTGGAGTCGGTATCTCCTAGGAAAAGTCTGTAAACGCACTGATAGCgggcttgtaaaaaattgatcactaaaaggagaatatgtttgtgcgcacccatggtgcgtagatttgtgatagcaacggaatggcgaataagatcaaaagcctttcggTAGTCTTTGAGGAGAAGGTCGACTATAGCACTTCCTCGGCCGAGCCACTCGACAATGAGATGGTACATCCGTGCTAAACAGTTGTGCTACTGCCTCTTAAGCATCCATACTGATACGGGTTTAGATGTGCAGGGACCTGTGACATACGTTTGCGGTAAATAAACGTTTCTGCCACTTTAGAAAGGTTCGGAGTCATTGATATAGGCCGGAGTTGATCACAAGATTCTGGACACCTTCTTTTGGAATAACACGGACATATGCTCTTTTCCAAGCACTAGGGAATACTTGGTAACGGGAAGATTGGTTGATTATATAAGAGAGTggcttagcaagaaaaatggcgAATTCGCGTAACAGCTGTACTGGAAGCTCACCTGGGTAGGACGCACAGTTCGCTTTCAGTCTTAGGAGTTCCTTATAAACAGTGAGTTCAGAGACTTCACATACGTCATCAATCTCTGCACCAGCAATGATAGAATCAATTTCGGATTTGGTGATTGATGAAAATGTGGTACAAATGtcatcaaaaaaagaattgacttcattAGCTGAGATCAAGGTACCGTCCTCTCTGAGCAGCCTTAGATCTTTGAGTGTTGTCTTACTGGTAAGTCTTTATACTGAGGAATGCCATTTGTGGGGTTCTAGTGTGAGTAAGGGAGTAATTTTATCCCTCAAATACTGCCTCTTGGTGGGCTTGTTCAGTTTAACAATATGATTACGCAAATTGGCTGAAGCGACGGTATCACCAGTGATATAAAGGCGACAACAGGTTTTTAGTAAATTCTTTAGATCATTGGTTATCCACAGTTTATCAGTGTCACTCACGGTAATTACTTTTACGGGGAAACAAGTCTGAAAGTATTCCTGAAGAAGAGTATTCAGCTTATTGACTATGATAATAATATCCTGTTCAGAGCAAATGTCCTCAAACTGATAATTATCGATCCAGCGACCAAATGTACGCAGATACTAGCATACCGAGAATGCGATATATGTAATTTGTATATTACATTGTACAATCACCGCCTGTCATTTAGCTAACGTAATGACAATAATGGTTTGTCATTATTGGTTGACAATGATGACAATTAGCTAACGTAATAACTTAAtggtttttctatttattttcacttaaCGCACAGAATTTCGATTGCGCCAGAATTTTCACAGGACATCCCTTGCTTAATCACAGTGTTACAGAATAGCAATTTATTATACATTAGAAATGTGTCTTATAAGgattaaattaagaaattgtTGGTTTGCTTTTTGAATGCTGATAACAGAGAAATGAACCAGTTACGAAactaaaacagttcaaaatagggatgatacctttttattgacagtgaatagatataaaattagttaactggatatttcgaacacatatacggtgttcatcatcagcagtaaaaaaaaaaaaaaaaaaaaaaaaaaaaaaaaaaaaaaaaaaaaaaaaaaaaaaggcggtgtggtcttcgaagttatctaagtaATCTCTTAAATATCGTAATgattttcaataataataaagaccTCCTAAGGAGAAGGAGgggactccccccccccccaaaaaaaaaagaaaaatatattatgtaaGTGCAAGgtcaatcgaaaaaaaaaatcgatagaAACAACTTTGTATagttaatatataaaaaaaaacatttaatatccataaaaacatgcaaataaatcaaaattttaggccattcaaaatgaaacaatgattttgataaaatcaacttttcttaatttaatctATTGAAGCAAAGTTGATCATTAATAACAAGAGAATAGGTTAGGTTAAGCATACAAATACCTCAGCCCGACCTCAAAGTACAAAGGACAGTGAAAGTGAAATCTGACTACTTCTTGTG
The sequence above is drawn from the Artemia franciscana unplaced genomic scaffold, ASM3288406v1 Scaffold_8020, whole genome shotgun sequence genome and encodes:
- the LOC136043664 gene encoding uncharacterized protein LOC136043664 — translated: MYHLIVEWLGRGSAIVDLLLKDYRKAFDLIRHSVAITNLRTMGAHKHILLLVINFLQARYQCVYRLFLGDTDSKWVELTCRAPQGTKVASLLFLAEINIILSGYEERLKYVDDLSVLLKYIVEKSEVVPQFCNEIINNFKDECTANSRQINEGKTKILRFNPLKRDFVCTPPPYPSESLTVVLGVKFSINCSFGHHANTIIKKANSAMRTPILMCLFGFSVSQLRIAYLTYIRRILEYACPVWGPKVKNTIYLSDQLASIQERAVKVIFCNAFTEYKLALSTLQIPSLQKRRLSLILESDQYLLRSDKHRLILPPVLVKHRSTRSKNIDRLAAPPSRINRFSDSFISFFVSKYNHS